Proteins from a single region of Synechococcus sp. WH 8109:
- a CDS encoding aldo/keto reductase, translating to MNTRAFGSGRPVSLFTLGTMRGLNSAAQMAEVLDAAAAAGINHLETAPAYGPAERFLGEALRQNSHRASDHWVITSKLLPGVSFEEGQRRLDQIMERLGCPQLDNLAIHGINREEHLDWALVGDGSKLLDWAVSSGRVSQVGFSSHGSNPLIDRALRSQRFSFCSLHLHWLDPQRLHLARWALAHGLGVMAISPADKGGRLQAPSPKLVEDCTPFAPLELAYRFLLAQGISTLTVGASAAGDLQLAATMAQGDGPLSQAEQKALVTAERRQQERLGQEHCKQCQACLPCPKEVPIPELLRLRNLAIGHGLTEFAQERYNLIGRAGHWWEEHDASACERCGECLPRCPHHLPIPDLLADTHQRLKASPRRRLWS from the coding sequence GTGAACACCCGCGCCTTCGGCAGCGGCCGCCCCGTCAGCCTGTTCACCCTCGGCACGATGCGTGGCCTGAACTCGGCGGCCCAGATGGCCGAGGTGCTTGACGCGGCAGCAGCAGCTGGGATCAACCATCTGGAAACCGCCCCGGCCTACGGACCTGCGGAACGTTTTCTGGGAGAGGCCCTTCGCCAGAACAGCCACAGAGCATCTGACCACTGGGTGATCACCAGCAAACTTCTGCCAGGGGTGAGCTTCGAGGAAGGACAACGCCGCCTTGATCAAATTATGGAGCGCCTGGGCTGTCCACAGCTCGACAACCTCGCCATCCATGGCATCAACCGGGAGGAGCATCTGGACTGGGCCCTGGTGGGTGATGGGTCCAAGCTTCTGGACTGGGCCGTCAGCAGTGGCCGCGTCAGCCAGGTGGGCTTCAGTAGCCATGGCAGCAACCCGCTGATCGATCGGGCGCTGCGCAGCCAGCGCTTCAGTTTCTGCAGCCTGCACCTGCATTGGCTGGATCCCCAGCGCCTGCACCTGGCTCGTTGGGCCCTGGCGCACGGCCTCGGTGTGATGGCGATCTCCCCTGCCGACAAAGGTGGTCGCCTCCAGGCCCCCAGCCCAAAACTGGTGGAGGACTGCACCCCCTTTGCCCCCCTCGAGCTGGCCTACCGATTCCTGCTGGCACAGGGCATCAGCACCCTGACCGTTGGGGCCTCAGCTGCAGGGGATCTTCAACTCGCCGCAACCATGGCGCAGGGGGATGGGCCCCTCAGCCAGGCCGAGCAAAAGGCTCTGGTCACGGCAGAAAGGCGGCAGCAGGAACGGCTTGGCCAGGAGCATTGCAAGCAGTGCCAGGCCTGCCTTCCCTGTCCGAAGGAGGTTCCGATCCCCGAACTCTTGCGACTGCGCAATCTGGCCATTGGCCATGGGCTCACCGAATTTGCGCAGGAGCGTTACAACCTCATCGGCCGTGCCGGTCACTGGTGGGAAGAGCACGACGCCTCCGCCTGTGAACGCTGTGGGGAGTGCCTACCCCGTTGCCCGCATCACTTGCCCATTCCTGATCTGCTAGCGGACACCCACCAACGCTTGAAAGCTTCACCGCGAAGGCGGCTCTGGAGCTGA
- a CDS encoding AbrB-like transcriptional regulator: MLVGKELLDKARSLSNRPEDDIARGCGYVGPSGRLLKKSFYRALVEAKAAAQGWQLPKSSSSSSGGSRGRQADFRTRVHGNGNLLIGHAYTRRLGLEPGQEFKIELQRDSGMIVLQQMDQDQP; the protein is encoded by the coding sequence ATGCTGGTCGGCAAGGAACTGCTGGACAAGGCCAGATCGCTCAGCAATCGGCCGGAAGATGACATCGCCCGCGGGTGCGGCTACGTCGGCCCAAGCGGACGACTGCTGAAAAAGAGTTTTTATCGGGCCCTGGTGGAGGCCAAAGCTGCAGCCCAGGGATGGCAATTGCCGAAAAGCAGCAGCAGTTCCTCGGGCGGAAGCCGGGGTCGTCAGGCCGATTTCCGCACCCGTGTGCATGGCAACGGCAACCTGCTGATTGGCCACGCCTACACCCGTCGGCTCGGCCTCGAACCCGGCCAGGAGTTCAAGATCGAGCTCCAGCGTGACTCCGGAATGATCGTTCTTCAGCAGATGGATCAAGACCAGCCGTGA
- a CDS encoding cytochrome c oxidase subunit II gives MQIPSAILTLVIGMVLALGGLWIGQNINLLPIDASANAPIYDELFKVLFTIGSILFIGIVGLLVFSLIRFRRRSGQLGDGLAIEGNLPLEIFWTAVPAVVVLFVGLYSYDIYDRMGGMVPLAHDHMGGSHEEQIWGGISSGSIESAAATNVLPVEVTAMQFAFLFHYPEGDITSGELHVPADRPITLRMEAKDVIHAFWVPEFRLKQDVIPGQPTQLSFTPTRTGRYPIVCAELCGPYHGGMRSTVVVESPEDWDSWYRDNAKTAPEDEMPPIANA, from the coding sequence GTGCAGATCCCATCCGCCATTCTCACGTTGGTGATCGGGATGGTCCTTGCTCTGGGCGGCCTTTGGATCGGCCAGAACATCAACCTCCTCCCCATCGATGCGAGCGCAAACGCGCCGATTTACGACGAGCTTTTTAAGGTTCTATTCACAATTGGCAGCATTCTATTTATTGGAATCGTTGGCCTTCTCGTCTTCAGCTTGATTCGCTTTCGGCGACGCAGCGGCCAGCTCGGCGACGGCCTGGCCATCGAGGGAAATCTGCCACTTGAAATTTTCTGGACAGCAGTTCCTGCTGTTGTGGTGCTTTTTGTTGGTCTGTACAGCTACGACATTTACGACCGGATGGGTGGCATGGTGCCTCTGGCCCATGACCACATGGGCGGATCCCACGAAGAACAGATCTGGGGAGGCATCAGTTCAGGCTCGATTGAATCAGCGGCAGCAACAAATGTTTTACCCGTTGAGGTAACAGCCATGCAATTTGCCTTCCTCTTTCATTACCCAGAGGGAGACATCACATCAGGTGAGCTTCATGTTCCAGCCGACCGGCCGATCACACTGCGGATGGAAGCAAAAGACGTGATTCACGCCTTCTGGGTTCCTGAATTTCGCTTGAAGCAGGACGTCATTCCTGGCCAACCTACCCAGCTGAGTTTCACGCCCACACGTACCGGTCGTTATCCAATTGTGTGCGCCGAACTCTGTGGGCCCTACCACGGTGGAATGCGCTCCACCGTGGTGGTGGAAAGTCCGGAGGACTGGGACAGCTGGTACAGGGACAACGCAAAAACCGCACCTGAAGACGAAATGCCCCCCATCGCAAACGCCTGA
- a CDS encoding DUF2232 domain-containing protein, translated as MTDATPRLSRQQALRLVEGAYLAAATGLIWLALYYLPVGGALFRLALPLPLILLQLRRGNRSGAEGLLLSVLLLTALMGPLRGPLLLFPYGLLSLWLGWSWCRGISWWLSWSGGVVLGTAGFLVRVLVLSLLVGENLWVVITRAGSALLERLIAVLHLPIAPDLIQVQLMALLLVVVQEVIYVLSLHALAYWIFPRLKSPIPEPPRLLHGLIALDPL; from the coding sequence ATGACCGACGCGACCCCCCGGTTGAGCCGCCAGCAGGCTCTGAGGCTGGTTGAGGGGGCATATCTCGCGGCCGCGACTGGGCTGATCTGGTTGGCTTTGTACTACTTGCCGGTGGGTGGTGCGCTGTTCCGTCTGGCCCTTCCCTTGCCCCTGATCCTGCTGCAGTTGCGTCGTGGCAACCGTTCCGGTGCAGAGGGTCTGCTGCTCTCTGTGCTTCTGCTCACCGCCTTGATGGGTCCTTTGCGTGGACCGCTGCTGCTGTTTCCCTACGGGCTTTTGTCGCTCTGGCTGGGCTGGAGCTGGTGCCGCGGGATCAGCTGGTGGCTGAGCTGGTCGGGAGGCGTTGTTCTTGGAACAGCAGGGTTTTTGGTGCGAGTTCTGGTGCTGTCGTTGCTGGTGGGAGAAAACCTCTGGGTCGTGATCACCCGGGCCGGTTCCGCTCTGCTTGAGCGCTTGATCGCGGTACTGCATCTGCCGATCGCACCGGATCTCATCCAGGTGCAGTTGATGGCGTTGCTGTTGGTGGTGGTTCAGGAGGTCATCTATGTGCTGTCCCTTCATGCTCTGGCGTACTGGATCTTTCCCCGCCTGAAATCACCGATTCCGGAGCCCCCGAGGCTGCTACATGGACTCATTGCCCTCGATCCCCTCTGA
- the ctaD gene encoding cytochrome c oxidase subunit I has protein sequence MTISLPPETSSPPRLQPSGWLRYFSFSVDHKVIGLQYLVCGFVFYLIGGALAGAIRTELTSPVSDFMARDVYNQVLTLHGTVMIFLWIVPVVNGAFGNYLIPFYVGARDMAFPRLNAVAFWLIPPAGLMLITSYFLTGAAQSGWTAYPPLSITTPATGQIIWILSVLLLGGSSIFGGINFIATILKLRRPSLKLMQLPMYCWAMLGTSILVVLSTPVLAGTLVLLSFDIVAHTGFFNPTLGGNVVVYQHLFWFYSHPAVYIMVLPAFGLVSEILPVHARKPLFGYVTMVYSIMAIVVLGLIVWAHHMFTSGTPPWMRLFFTIATAFIAVPTGIKFFNWLATLWGGRISLNSAMLFSCGFIVNFVLGGITGVALAQVPFDIHVHDTYFVVAHFHYIVFGGSVFVIFASIYHWYPKFTGRMLNEDLGRLHCALTFIGFNLCFGPQHWLGLNGMPRRVAEYDPQFTLINQISSVGALLMAISTLPFLWNVIHSALSGPVAGDNPWRALTPEWLTSSPPPVENWIGEAPLVEEPYGYGVPPDELDLTATSGRDLWSSGK, from the coding sequence ATGACCATCAGCTTGCCCCCGGAAACATCCAGTCCTCCACGGCTTCAACCCAGCGGCTGGTTGCGGTATTTCAGCTTCAGCGTTGATCACAAGGTGATCGGGCTGCAGTACCTCGTCTGCGGCTTTGTTTTTTATCTGATTGGCGGTGCCCTTGCCGGCGCCATTCGCACAGAACTCACCAGTCCCGTGTCCGACTTCATGGCACGTGATGTCTACAACCAGGTGCTGACACTCCACGGCACGGTGATGATCTTTCTCTGGATTGTCCCCGTGGTGAATGGTGCTTTTGGGAACTATTTGATCCCTTTTTATGTGGGTGCAAGGGATATGGCCTTCCCGCGCCTGAATGCCGTGGCGTTCTGGCTGATTCCTCCAGCAGGTTTGATGCTGATCACCAGCTATTTCCTCACTGGTGCTGCACAATCGGGCTGGACGGCCTATCCACCCCTCAGCATCACCACACCAGCAACTGGCCAAATCATCTGGATCCTGAGCGTGTTACTCCTGGGCGGAAGTTCGATCTTCGGAGGCATCAACTTCATCGCCACCATTCTCAAACTGCGACGCCCCAGCTTGAAATTGATGCAGCTCCCCATGTATTGCTGGGCGATGCTGGGCACCAGCATTCTTGTGGTTCTCTCAACACCGGTTCTGGCGGGAACATTGGTGTTACTGAGTTTCGACATCGTTGCCCATACAGGCTTCTTCAACCCCACCCTTGGGGGCAATGTTGTGGTTTACCAGCATCTGTTCTGGTTTTATTCCCACCCAGCCGTTTACATCATGGTCTTGCCGGCCTTCGGCTTGGTAAGCGAAATCCTGCCAGTTCATGCCCGCAAGCCGCTGTTCGGCTACGTGACGATGGTGTATTCGATCATGGCAATCGTTGTGTTGGGCCTGATTGTGTGGGCGCACCACATGTTCACCAGCGGTACACCTCCCTGGATGCGCCTGTTCTTCACCATTGCAACCGCATTCATCGCCGTACCCACCGGCATCAAATTCTTCAACTGGTTAGCAACACTCTGGGGCGGTCGCATCAGCCTCAACAGCGCCATGCTGTTTTCCTGCGGCTTCATTGTGAACTTCGTGCTCGGAGGCATCACAGGTGTCGCTCTGGCGCAGGTGCCATTCGACATTCATGTGCACGACACCTACTTCGTTGTCGCCCACTTCCACTACATCGTCTTCGGTGGATCGGTGTTCGTGATCTTCGCCTCGATTTACCACTGGTATCCCAAGTTCACCGGCCGGATGCTCAACGAAGATCTCGGCCGCCTGCACTGTGCCCTCACCTTCATCGGCTTCAACCTGTGCTTCGGCCCTCAGCACTGGCTGGGCCTCAATGGGATGCCGCGACGCGTGGCTGAATACGACCCCCAATTCACTCTGATCAATCAGATCAGCTCCGTCGGAGCTCTGCTGATGGCCATCAGCACCCTGCCCTTCCTGTGGAATGTGATCCACAGCGCCCTCAGCGGTCCTGTCGCAGGCGACAACCCCTGGAGAGCACTAACGCCCGAATGGCTGACCAGTTCACCGCCGCCGGTCGAAAACTGGATTGGGGAGGCCCCTCTGGTGGAAGAGCCCTACGGCTACGGAGTCCCACCGGACGAGCTGGACCTGACCGCAACCAGCGGTCGTGACCTCTGGAGCAGCGGCAAATGA
- a CDS encoding riboflavin synthase has product MFTGLVQSVGRIERRAGAVVVSGCAPFSPLALGDSVAVDGVCLTAAEVMADGFRADVSEETLRRTTLGRKADRGGAVNLEPALRLSDRLGGHLVSGHVDATGEVTCVETLPHSWALSIRWSDPRFGRYVCEKASIAVDGISLTVAECSADGTTFSLAVIPHTWEATTLKHLAVGDTVNLEADQLVRYAERLLHATAADAGNADGQVKTDDLSANWLADHGWS; this is encoded by the coding sequence ATGTTCACTGGGCTGGTGCAGTCAGTTGGAAGGATCGAGCGACGTGCCGGGGCAGTGGTGGTTTCGGGCTGCGCTCCTTTTTCCCCGTTGGCCCTTGGCGACAGCGTGGCTGTGGATGGCGTTTGCCTCACAGCGGCAGAGGTGATGGCGGATGGTTTCCGGGCCGATGTGAGTGAGGAAACCCTGCGCCGCACCACGTTGGGACGCAAGGCGGATCGTGGTGGAGCGGTGAACCTCGAGCCGGCGCTTCGGCTGAGCGACCGCCTTGGTGGTCATCTGGTGAGTGGTCATGTGGATGCCACCGGTGAAGTCACCTGCGTGGAGACCCTCCCCCACTCCTGGGCCCTGTCGATCCGCTGGTCGGATCCCCGATTCGGCCGTTATGTCTGTGAGAAGGCCAGCATCGCGGTGGATGGGATCAGCCTCACGGTGGCCGAATGTTCAGCCGATGGAACGACGTTCAGCCTCGCCGTCATCCCCCACACCTGGGAGGCGACGACCCTTAAACACCTAGCTGTCGGGGACACCGTGAACCTGGAGGCCGATCAACTGGTCCGTTACGCCGAGCGGCTGTTGCATGCCACTGCTGCCGATGCCGGAAACGCCGATGGCCAAGTCAAGACTGATGATCTGTCAGCCAACTGGCTGGCCGATCACGGCTGGTCTTGA
- a CDS encoding heme A synthase — MMLSSLSTLRRRLGLLSAHLVVAVIALVVIGGATRVMEAGLACPDWPLCFGSFLPGRQMNVQVFLEWFHRLDAFVIGVALVVMAVATTLRRRQLPRWLPWLAAGLMVLVAMQGGLGALTVTQLLPSGVVTAHLALALTLVALLSGLTQRLLHPTVVVAPLWWRIGALLGLMSVFVQCLLGGRMATAWAGQRCLAGGEACQLVLSHRVTAMPVVVVVLGFAGAAVLAGGWARQQWPWLGGAVLLVLVQVALGVLTLRLGLSQPAVTVAHQLVAALLIALLAALLVRSPDLPSPSRSVVLDDTSLEACHG, encoded by the coding sequence ATGATGCTTTCCTCATTGTCGACATTGCGTCGACGTCTTGGATTGTTGTCGGCTCACCTTGTGGTTGCTGTGATCGCCTTGGTTGTCATCGGTGGAGCAACCCGGGTGATGGAGGCCGGCTTGGCCTGCCCGGACTGGCCCCTGTGCTTCGGCTCGTTTTTGCCGGGTCGCCAGATGAACGTTCAGGTGTTTCTTGAGTGGTTTCACCGCCTCGATGCTTTCGTCATCGGCGTTGCCCTGGTGGTGATGGCTGTGGCGACGACGCTTCGGCGGCGCCAACTCCCGCGATGGCTGCCGTGGCTTGCCGCTGGCCTGATGGTTCTTGTGGCGATGCAGGGAGGTTTGGGTGCGCTGACGGTGACCCAGCTGCTCCCTTCCGGTGTGGTGACAGCCCACCTGGCACTCGCTCTCACCCTTGTGGCGCTTCTGAGTGGGCTGACCCAACGCTTGCTTCATCCCACTGTTGTCGTCGCTCCTCTGTGGTGGCGCATCGGGGCATTGCTTGGCCTGATGTCGGTCTTTGTGCAGTGCCTGCTCGGTGGTCGCATGGCCACCGCTTGGGCAGGGCAGCGTTGCCTTGCTGGAGGAGAGGCCTGCCAGCTGGTTCTCTCCCATCGCGTGACGGCGATGCCGGTGGTCGTTGTTGTGCTCGGCTTCGCCGGGGCAGCAGTCCTGGCGGGTGGTTGGGCTCGCCAGCAGTGGCCCTGGCTTGGTGGGGCCGTGCTCCTGGTGCTGGTTCAGGTGGCTCTTGGCGTTCTCACCCTTCGTCTTGGTTTGTCGCAACCGGCAGTGACCGTTGCGCATCAGCTCGTGGCTGCCCTGCTGATCGCTTTGTTGGCGGCGCTTCTGGTCCGATCTCCGGACCTCCCCTCACCGTCCCGTTCCGTCGTCCTCGACGACACCTCGTTGGAGGCCTGTCATGGCTGA
- a CDS encoding cytochrome c oxidase subunit 3, translating into MTTTVPTKDQDHSHGGHAEHPDHRMFGLATFLVADAMTFAGFFAAYLTFKAVNPLPDGAIYELELPLPILNTVLLLVSSATFHKAGQAIRQDDHGRCRRWLLITAGLGLAFLVSQMVEYFTLPFGLTDNLYASTFFAATGFHGLHVTLGALMILIVWWQARQPQGRVTAADHFPLEAAELYWHFVDGIWVILFVILYLL; encoded by the coding sequence ATGACCACAACAGTTCCCACGAAGGATCAGGACCACAGCCATGGGGGGCATGCCGAGCATCCCGATCACCGCATGTTCGGCCTGGCCACGTTTCTCGTAGCGGACGCCATGACCTTCGCCGGATTCTTTGCGGCCTACCTCACCTTTAAAGCGGTTAACCCCCTACCAGATGGAGCCATCTATGAACTGGAGCTGCCCCTACCCATCCTCAACACCGTTCTGCTCCTGGTGAGCAGTGCCACCTTCCACAAGGCCGGTCAGGCGATCCGACAGGACGACCACGGCCGCTGTCGACGCTGGCTGCTGATCACCGCAGGCCTCGGTCTGGCCTTTCTGGTGAGCCAGATGGTGGAGTACTTCACACTCCCCTTCGGCCTGACCGACAACCTTTACGCCAGCACCTTCTTCGCCGCCACGGGATTTCATGGTCTCCATGTGACCCTCGGCGCCCTGATGATCCTGATCGTCTGGTGGCAAGCGAGGCAGCCGCAGGGCCGTGTGACTGCAGCCGACCACTTCCCCCTGGAAGCAGCGGAGTTGTACTGGCACTTTGTTGATGGGATCTGGGTGATTCTTTTCGTGATCCTTTATCTGCTCTGA
- a CDS encoding ATP-binding cassette domain-containing protein codes for MALIELRKISKAYGSVPALRELDLTVPEGCLYGLLGPNGAGKTTAMRILATLLAPDSGSVIVGGVDGLAQPREVRQLMGYVAQEVAIDKILSGRELLQLQGDLYHLPRNVRESRIADLIDRLAMGDWIGRRCGTYSGGMRRRLDLAAGLLHRPRLLVLDEPTVGLDIESRSAIWQLLRQLVDEGTTVLLSSHYLEEVEALADQLAIIDAGRVIAEGSPDQLKQRLGGDRVTLRIREFSTADEATQVRALLEPLDGVRQVVVNRSQGFSLNLVIEGGAVIDQLRQTLEAAGLPVFALAQSRPSLDDVYLQATGRTLMDAELAIAGQRDVKQEKRQSMR; via the coding sequence ATGGCGTTGATTGAACTGCGCAAGATCTCAAAGGCCTACGGCTCGGTACCGGCTCTGCGTGAGCTTGATCTCACCGTTCCTGAAGGATGCCTTTACGGGTTGCTTGGCCCGAACGGTGCCGGCAAAACAACGGCCATGCGCATCCTCGCCACCTTGCTCGCTCCCGACAGCGGCTCAGTCATTGTTGGGGGTGTTGATGGTCTGGCGCAGCCACGTGAGGTGCGCCAGCTCATGGGCTATGTGGCCCAGGAGGTGGCTATCGACAAGATCCTGAGTGGTCGGGAACTGCTGCAGTTGCAAGGCGATCTCTACCACCTGCCCCGGAACGTTCGCGAAAGCCGCATCGCCGATCTGATTGACCGCCTCGCGATGGGCGACTGGATTGGTCGCCGCTGCGGTACCTATTCCGGCGGCATGCGCCGGCGTTTGGACCTGGCGGCTGGTCTGCTGCACCGCCCCCGCTTGCTCGTGCTCGATGAACCGACCGTTGGACTGGATATCGAGAGCCGCAGTGCCATCTGGCAGCTGCTGCGTCAGTTGGTTGATGAGGGCACCACTGTTCTCCTGAGCAGTCACTACCTCGAAGAAGTGGAGGCTTTGGCGGATCAGTTGGCGATCATCGATGCCGGTCGTGTGATTGCCGAAGGCAGCCCAGACCAGCTCAAACAACGGCTTGGGGGTGATCGCGTGACTCTGCGAATCCGAGAGTTCAGCACTGCCGATGAGGCCACGCAAGTGCGTGCACTGCTGGAACCCTTGGATGGGGTGCGTCAGGTGGTGGTGAACCGCTCCCAGGGGTTTTCCCTCAACTTGGTGATCGAGGGTGGGGCCGTGATCGATCAGCTGCGTCAGACCCTTGAGGCTGCAGGTTTACCTGTGTTTGCTCTGGCCCAGAGCCGTCCCAGCCTCGATGATGTCTACCTTCAGGCCACAGGACGCACCCTGATGGACGCTGAACTGGCCATCGCAGGCCAGCGCGACGTCAAACAGGAAAAGCGTCAATCCATGCGTTGA
- a CDS encoding nicotinate-nucleotide--dimethylbenzimidazole phosphoribosyltransferase: protein MDSLPSIPSEPSVLPEGCQQLGGIGASTLDAAALRPWTSKDQALDFLLVLAATQTAEHEGISAAGSTVASRRYTALADAELLIHGPARQRRWPLPPLPAGVSPALLSHIATRRLKLRPQVAALGLAQQPDFPHLNIEPLDQGPSACLSSGAAMPLPRVQHLWRQGELLGRRLQRPLVVAECVPGGTTTAQAVLTALGVEVAHLISGSALHPPQQLKKDLVVRGLQRASLGEHPSAEQILAAVGDPFQAFTAGVLVGAVSAGQPLLLGGGCQMLAVLALAMHALPARQRDHLAAQVLIGTTGWLADEGADAADQSPFGGLVDATASHLAAALSVLACGVRFHSSTHQPLRDFERGYVKEGVGAGALLLLAQLRGCSCADLVLDCEHALEQLLSRPVTSSP from the coding sequence ATGGACTCATTGCCCTCGATCCCCTCTGAACCCTCGGTGTTGCCTGAGGGCTGCCAGCAGCTGGGAGGTATCGGCGCAAGCACGTTGGACGCAGCGGCACTTCGTCCCTGGACCTCCAAAGATCAAGCGCTGGATTTTTTGCTTGTTCTAGCGGCTACGCAAACGGCTGAGCATGAAGGGATTTCCGCCGCTGGCTCCACCGTGGCTTCGCGGCGCTACACCGCCCTGGCTGATGCGGAGCTTCTGATCCACGGACCGGCGCGGCAGCGCCGTTGGCCTCTGCCGCCGCTGCCCGCTGGCGTCTCCCCCGCCCTGCTCAGCCATATTGCGACGCGACGCTTGAAGTTGAGGCCGCAGGTGGCGGCCCTCGGCTTGGCCCAGCAACCCGATTTTCCTCACCTGAACATCGAGCCACTGGACCAAGGCCCCTCGGCCTGTCTGTCCAGTGGTGCGGCGATGCCATTGCCGCGGGTGCAGCATTTGTGGCGACAGGGAGAGCTGCTGGGGCGGCGGTTGCAACGCCCCTTGGTGGTGGCGGAGTGTGTTCCAGGGGGCACCACAACCGCTCAAGCGGTGTTGACGGCCCTCGGCGTGGAGGTTGCCCATCTGATCAGCGGTAGTGCTCTTCATCCGCCGCAGCAACTCAAGAAAGATCTCGTTGTCCGAGGGCTTCAGCGGGCTTCGCTTGGTGAGCATCCTTCGGCCGAGCAGATCCTGGCTGCTGTTGGTGACCCTTTTCAGGCCTTCACTGCAGGGGTGTTGGTGGGTGCGGTGTCCGCGGGACAACCGTTGTTGCTGGGCGGCGGTTGCCAGATGCTGGCTGTTCTGGCTTTGGCAATGCATGCTTTGCCCGCCCGTCAGCGGGACCATCTGGCGGCCCAGGTGCTGATCGGCACCACCGGTTGGCTCGCTGATGAGGGTGCGGATGCTGCAGATCAGTCCCCCTTCGGCGGGCTGGTGGATGCCACCGCGAGCCACCTGGCTGCCGCCCTCTCCGTTCTGGCCTGCGGCGTGCGTTTTCACAGCAGCACCCATCAACCCTTGCGGGACTTCGAACGGGGCTATGTGAAAGAAGGGGTGGGGGCCGGCGCTCTTTTGCTGCTCGCCCAGCTGCGTGGATGTTCTTGTGCCGATCTGGTGCTGGATTGTGAGCACGCCCTGGAGCAGCTGCTCAGCCGCCCCGTAACGTCAAGCCCATGA
- a CDS encoding bifunctional nuclease family protein has product MVEMSVAGIALDAASRTPMVLLRDPSGRRQVPIWIDQAQAHNIMAGLQEGSPPRPLSHDLMAALLVAGGLELERVIVHAIEDSTFHAVLKLRPDLDEAELAENEVLELIEVDARPSDAIALAIRTGSGIWMLEEVVAEASIPVDAEADAEDQSAFSRFVDDLSPAALVRHLRNQDSETPSEE; this is encoded by the coding sequence ATGGTCGAAATGAGCGTCGCCGGAATCGCCCTCGATGCCGCCAGCCGCACACCCATGGTGCTGCTGAGGGATCCAAGTGGCCGACGTCAGGTGCCGATCTGGATCGATCAGGCACAAGCCCACAACATCATGGCCGGATTGCAGGAGGGATCACCGCCACGACCCCTCAGCCATGACCTGATGGCAGCACTGTTGGTGGCTGGGGGTCTCGAACTGGAGCGCGTGATCGTCCATGCGATTGAAGACAGCACCTTTCATGCTGTCTTGAAGCTGCGACCTGATCTGGACGAAGCGGAGTTGGCTGAAAACGAAGTGCTGGAACTGATCGAAGTGGATGCCCGACCCAGCGACGCCATTGCTCTCGCGATCCGCACGGGTAGCGGCATCTGGATGCTGGAAGAGGTGGTAGCGGAAGCCTCGATTCCGGTGGATGCGGAGGCGGATGCTGAAGATCAAAGTGCCTTCAGCCGTTTCGTCGACGACCTCAGCCCTGCAGCCTTGGTGCGCCATTTGCGCAACCAAGACAGCGAGACGCCCTCGGAGGAGTGA
- a CDS encoding heme o synthase, producing MAEITATVRPTREEVVPSRKRVKLPAWLEVAKPRLIPLLLATTLGGMALSEGWPLSSPRLVCTLGGGALASAAAGVLNCLWEQDLDGRMARTSGRALPSGRLSSTSAFIGAIACTLAAAMLLVSGVNCLAAGLSLLGLCSYVLLYTALLKPRTSQNIVIGGVAGAIPPLVGAAAATGHVGLGGWWLFALVMVWTPAHFWALALLLREDYRAVGIPMLPVVKGPVVTARAIKTYGWITVLLSGLGVFALPSGGAFYGVMLLPYNGRLLQLVDRLSLDPDSLVNAKALFRWSILYLFGLCLLLILSRTDLASGFAHQVMQLLSLPTAVQ from the coding sequence ATGGCTGAAATCACTGCAACCGTTCGTCCGACCCGTGAGGAGGTGGTCCCCTCCCGCAAGCGGGTGAAACTTCCGGCCTGGCTGGAAGTTGCCAAACCCCGCCTGATCCCTCTTCTGCTGGCCACCACCCTGGGTGGAATGGCTCTCAGTGAAGGCTGGCCACTCTCATCACCTCGGCTCGTCTGCACTCTGGGGGGAGGGGCGCTTGCCTCCGCTGCTGCAGGGGTTCTGAACTGCTTATGGGAGCAGGATCTCGATGGTCGGATGGCCCGCACCAGCGGTCGCGCACTTCCCTCTGGTCGGCTGTCGTCCACCAGTGCATTCATCGGCGCCATCGCCTGCACCCTGGCGGCGGCGATGCTTCTGGTGAGCGGTGTGAACTGTCTCGCTGCTGGGTTGTCCCTGCTCGGCCTCTGCAGTTACGTGCTGCTCTACACAGCCTTGCTCAAGCCGCGCACGTCCCAGAACATCGTCATCGGTGGGGTCGCCGGGGCTATTCCGCCCCTTGTGGGGGCGGCGGCCGCCACGGGCCATGTTGGCTTAGGGGGCTGGTGGCTGTTCGCTCTGGTGATGGTCTGGACGCCAGCCCATTTCTGGGCTTTAGCCCTGCTGTTGCGTGAGGACTATCGCGCTGTCGGGATCCCCATGCTGCCCGTGGTGAAGGGGCCTGTGGTGACGGCAAGGGCGATCAAGACCTACGGCTGGATCACTGTCCTGCTTAGCGGTTTGGGCGTGTTTGCTTTGCCTTCAGGTGGCGCTTTCTATGGCGTGATGCTGCTGCCTTACAACGGTCGATTGCTGCAGCTCGTCGATCGGCTGTCTCTGGATCCCGACAGTCTCGTGAATGCCAAGGCCCTGTTCCGTTGGTCGATCCTCTATCTGTTCGGTCTGTGCCTGCTGCTCATTCTCAGTCGGACGGATTTGGCCTCAGGCTTTGCCCACCAGGTGATGCAACTTCTCTCCCTGCCAACGGCAGTGCAATGA